One region of Bacillus zhangzhouensis genomic DNA includes:
- a CDS encoding CAP-associated domain-containing protein yields the protein MKTVLKTLFILLIISGTYVLFIQYGSSPEKENSNEAKVSNEETSSDKPINIPKKGLMSFMGKSSNEVLKQLGEPDRIDPSAYDYDWWIYNQSKKHYIQVGVKDSKVVTLFATGDGLNVEPFKIGQATSEVFKKTQIAPYIHVEDEQNSYRFEFSEDDMNTRPTVKVGDDVYVQLYMDKFESTLSSIRAFNADTFVKQKPYEVVYRGQLIEPEAISGEKWKDIEASSQKQIFDMTNIIRHKYKLPILKWDDETSEVAFMHSEDMKENHYFSHESKKYGTLKDRLERGEVGFQLAGENIAYNYVDGPAAVEGWLNSEGHRKALLNKDYTHLGVGVKEKYYTQNFIKKTS from the coding sequence TTGAAAACTGTGCTCAAAACACTCTTCATCCTCCTGATTATATCTGGAACGTACGTTCTGTTTATTCAATATGGATCTTCACCAGAAAAAGAAAACAGCAATGAAGCGAAGGTGTCTAATGAAGAAACATCTAGCGATAAGCCGATCAACATCCCAAAAAAGGGGCTCATGTCCTTTATGGGGAAATCTTCAAACGAAGTGCTTAAACAGCTGGGAGAACCAGATCGCATTGATCCTTCCGCATATGATTATGACTGGTGGATTTACAACCAATCGAAGAAACACTATATTCAAGTAGGGGTAAAGGATAGTAAAGTGGTGACCTTATTTGCAACAGGAGACGGACTGAACGTAGAACCGTTTAAAATCGGTCAAGCCACGAGTGAAGTATTTAAGAAAACACAAATTGCACCTTACATTCATGTAGAGGATGAACAAAATTCATACCGCTTTGAATTCTCAGAAGATGATATGAATACAAGACCGACTGTAAAAGTGGGAGATGATGTGTACGTTCAGCTTTACATGGATAAGTTTGAAAGCACCCTTTCAAGTATCAGGGCCTTCAACGCAGATACATTTGTGAAACAAAAGCCATACGAGGTCGTCTATCGTGGTCAATTGATAGAACCAGAGGCAATATCGGGAGAAAAATGGAAAGATATCGAAGCTTCCAGTCAAAAACAAATTTTTGATATGACCAATATTATCCGCCATAAGTACAAACTGCCGATCTTAAAGTGGGATGATGAAACCTCTGAAGTGGCATTCATGCATAGTGAGGACATGAAAGAGAATCATTATTTCTCCCATGAATCTAAAAAATACGGCACACTGAAAGACCGGTTAGAAAGAGGAGAGGTGGGCTTTCAGCTTGCAGGTGAAAACATTGCCTATAATTATGTCGATGGACCTGCAGCGGTAGAAGGATGGCTCAATAGTGAAGGTCACAGGAAGGCGTTATTAAATAAAGATTACACGCATCTTGGGGTAGGGGTGAAAGAAAAATATTACACCCAGAATTTCATCAAGAAAACATCTTAA
- the coaD gene encoding pantetheine-phosphate adenylyltransferase: MGNIAVCPGSFDPVTLGHLDIIKRGAKIFDEVYVCVLNNSSKKPLFTVEERCELIRQATKELPNIKVESFHGLLVDYAKQKGAKVILRGLRAVTDFEYEMQGTSMNKVLDDEIETFFMMTNNQYSFLSSSIVKEVAKYHGAVKDLVPKEVEAALKEKFNG; the protein is encoded by the coding sequence ATGGGGAACATAGCCGTTTGTCCGGGCAGCTTCGATCCAGTCACACTGGGGCATTTGGATATTATCAAAAGAGGTGCAAAGATTTTTGATGAAGTGTATGTATGTGTACTAAATAATTCATCTAAAAAACCATTATTTACTGTTGAAGAACGGTGTGAGCTTATTCGTCAAGCGACGAAGGAGCTGCCAAATATCAAAGTTGAATCCTTTCACGGCCTGCTTGTTGATTATGCGAAGCAAAAAGGAGCCAAAGTCATTTTACGCGGACTAAGAGCTGTGACGGACTTTGAGTATGAGATGCAAGGAACCTCAATGAACAAAGTGTTAGACGATGAAATTGAAACGTTTTTTATGATGACGAACAATCAATATTCTTTCTTAAGCTCCAGCATTGTCAAAGAAGTAGCGAAATATCATGGGGCAGTCAAAGATCTTGTACCAAAAGAGGTAGAAGCGGCGCTGAAGGAAAAATTTAATGGATGA
- the gerR gene encoding sporulation-specific transcriptional regulator GerR — MTITRQDAWTQDEDLLLAEVVLRHIRDGGTQLSAFEEVGKALSRTAAACGFRWNSYVRKQYQAGIELAKKQRKELRKKIGIHSSGLPQNTLTIEEKASSDQSELTLREVIQFLEQLEKKPAGSAYLREELADAQHQLKSLTAENEHLKRQLKMTEEDYRALIGIVERVKQNINLKEYAK, encoded by the coding sequence TTGACGATTACAAGGCAGGACGCATGGACACAAGATGAAGATTTACTTTTAGCAGAAGTCGTCTTAAGGCACATTCGAGATGGAGGAACGCAGCTTTCCGCATTTGAGGAAGTCGGGAAAGCATTGTCAAGAACAGCTGCAGCATGTGGATTCAGGTGGAACTCATATGTTAGAAAACAATATCAGGCAGGCATTGAGCTGGCGAAAAAACAGCGAAAAGAACTGCGTAAAAAGATTGGGATTCATTCCTCGGGTTTACCACAGAATACGTTAACGATAGAAGAGAAAGCTTCTTCCGATCAGTCTGAATTGACCTTGCGAGAAGTGATCCAGTTTTTAGAGCAGCTGGAAAAAAAACCTGCTGGCTCTGCTTATTTACGCGAAGAACTAGCGGATGCACAGCATCAACTGAAGTCGCTCACGGCAGAAAATGAACATTTGAAGCGGCAATTAAAAATGACAGAAGAAGATTACCGGGCACTCATTGGGATTGTTGAAAGAGTCAAACAGAATATCAACTTAAAAGAATATGCTAAATAA
- a CDS encoding YlbG family protein yields the protein METKRQGMVVWLHSLKQSKALRKFGNVHYISRKMKYAVIYCDMNDLERHMAKLSSLPFVKRVEPSYKPFIKLEYESKLDKAKEYDYKVGF from the coding sequence ATGGAAACCAAACGTCAAGGGATGGTCGTCTGGCTGCATTCGTTAAAGCAGTCAAAAGCGCTAAGAAAATTCGGGAATGTTCACTATATTTCAAGGAAAATGAAATATGCGGTGATCTATTGTGATATGAATGATCTTGAGCGCCATATGGCTAAGCTCAGCTCTTTACCATTTGTGAAACGTGTTGAGCCTTCATATAAACCTTTTATTAAATTAGAGTACGAATCCAAATTGGACAAAGCAAAAGAGTATGATTATAAGGTGGGCTTTTAA
- the ylbJ gene encoding sporulation integral membrane protein YlbJ — MSMKKWNTLFIAAFFIFLTATVITHPQASLQASKNGLAMWWEVVFPSLLPFFILSELLISFGIVRFVGVLLEPFMRPIFRVPGVGGFVLAMGMASGFPSGAKLTTRLRQERQLTRIEAERLVSFTNSSNPLFIFGAVAVGFFHHPALGIVLASAHYLGNLAVGVTMRGYKARHDAHLRSRKKFLFPPVKEAFHALHTARLAEKRPLGQILSDAVMSSVQTLFMIGGFIILFSVFSKMLSVVHVTDLLSIGLGYMLKTMHLPPELNLAMIAGLFEITLGSQLTGSQEVTLLAKTIVVSFILGFSGFSVQAQVAGILAATDIRFKPFFFARLLHGIYAAVFAFLLFKPLYISRSDMALPTGAFDTSQQVVMFSSMLWNQMVTAGPLITLCSLIVYIALYYRKLKNG, encoded by the coding sequence ATCTCCATGAAAAAATGGAACACTCTGTTCATCGCTGCTTTTTTTATTTTTTTAACAGCCACTGTGATTACACACCCACAAGCCTCTTTGCAAGCGTCGAAAAATGGACTTGCAATGTGGTGGGAGGTTGTATTTCCATCATTGCTTCCTTTTTTTATTTTGTCCGAGCTATTAATTAGTTTTGGGATTGTCAGATTTGTCGGGGTATTATTAGAGCCATTTATGCGCCCCATCTTCCGGGTGCCGGGTGTAGGCGGATTTGTACTAGCTATGGGCATGGCTTCAGGGTTTCCTTCTGGTGCGAAATTAACGACAAGACTCAGGCAGGAAAGGCAGCTGACGCGGATCGAAGCAGAGCGTCTCGTTTCCTTTACCAATTCATCGAATCCATTGTTTATTTTCGGTGCGGTGGCTGTTGGTTTTTTTCATCACCCAGCTTTAGGCATTGTATTGGCCAGCGCTCATTATTTAGGGAATCTCGCTGTTGGTGTGACGATGCGGGGATATAAAGCGCGGCATGATGCACACCTAAGAAGCCGTAAGAAATTTTTATTCCCGCCGGTTAAAGAGGCATTCCATGCTCTTCATACAGCAAGACTCGCAGAGAAAAGACCGCTCGGCCAAATTTTAAGTGATGCAGTTATGTCATCAGTCCAAACACTCTTTATGATTGGCGGCTTTATTATCTTATTTTCTGTGTTTAGCAAAATGCTGTCAGTTGTCCATGTGACAGACCTTTTATCCATAGGGCTCGGTTATATGCTAAAAACGATGCATCTTCCGCCAGAATTAAATCTTGCCATGATTGCCGGTTTATTTGAAATTACATTAGGAAGCCAGCTGACAGGGTCACAGGAAGTCACCCTTCTCGCTAAAACCATTGTCGTCAGCTTTATTTTAGGATTCAGCGGTTTTTCTGTTCAAGCCCAAGTCGCCGGCATTTTGGCGGCAACCGATATCCGCTTTAAACCGTTTTTTTTCGCCCGTTTGCTTCACGGGATTTATGCAGCTGTTTTTGCCTTTTTATTATTCAAGCCTCTTTATATCTCTCGATCAGATATGGCTCTCCCAACGGGTGCCTTTGATACAAGCCAGCAGGTCGTCATGTTCAGCAGCATGCTTTGGAATCAGATGGTGACAGCTGGTCCTTTGATCACACTTTGCAGCTTGATTGTGTATATCGCACTATACTATCGGAAATTAAAAAATGGATGA
- the ctaG gene encoding cytochrome c oxidase assembly factor CtaG has protein sequence MENLEIFGFRALWSPYYLTCIVIASALYLLLVTKGKHRATVKEKTLFLTGLVLLYAVKGSPIDLMGHIMFSAHMSQMAVLYLVIPPLLITGLPAAIWERIIQTPGIQAVFRLFSKPLIALLGFNGLFSLYHIPLVFDFVKTDPFYHALMTVVIFISAFFMWWPLVHKVQSQPQITGILKLGYIMADGILMTPACALIMFSEAPIYATYSDAGAWIQALHLCVPSDMLVGLALTGPDMFHTLPLLEDQQLGAILMKIFQEIVYGSILAVVFFDWARKERAKDAVPDALIPKYE, from the coding sequence ATGGAAAATTTAGAGATATTTGGATTTCGGGCATTGTGGAGCCCCTATTATTTGACTTGTATTGTAATAGCATCTGCTCTTTATCTGCTTCTTGTGACAAAGGGAAAGCACCGTGCGACGGTGAAAGAGAAAACGTTATTTCTGACGGGGCTTGTACTGTTATATGCTGTGAAAGGGAGCCCAATTGATTTAATGGGGCATATTATGTTTAGTGCACATATGTCGCAAATGGCGGTGCTATATTTAGTCATCCCGCCTCTCCTTATTACAGGATTGCCTGCAGCCATTTGGGAGCGGATCATTCAAACGCCGGGTATTCAAGCCGTTTTCCGTTTGTTTTCCAAACCTTTAATTGCACTGCTTGGGTTTAACGGCTTGTTTTCGCTATATCACATTCCGCTTGTGTTTGATTTTGTGAAAACAGATCCGTTTTACCACGCATTGATGACGGTTGTAATCTTTATCTCTGCCTTTTTCATGTGGTGGCCGCTTGTCCATAAAGTCCAAAGTCAGCCGCAGATCACAGGCATTTTGAAACTTGGATATATCATGGCAGACGGGATATTGATGACTCCGGCCTGTGCACTCATCATGTTTAGTGAGGCACCGATCTATGCAACCTATTCTGATGCCGGCGCATGGATACAAGCACTGCATTTATGTGTGCCAAGTGATATGCTTGTAGGCCTTGCTCTCACTGGCCCTGATATGTTCCACACTTTGCCGCTGCTGGAGGATCAGCAGCTGGGTGCCATTTTGATGAAAATTTTTCAGGAAATTGTGTACGGCTCTATTCTGGCTGTTGTCTTCTTTGACTGGGCAAGAAAAGAAAGAGCGAAAGATGCCGTACCAGATGCGCTTATTCCGAAATATGAATAA
- a CDS encoding PDZ domain-containing protein — MKKLNIRWLSFFVVMLVLIGLTFVKLPYYVTKPGDATEIAPHIQVDGGYGEKGSFSLMTIKVGPANPYTYLLAKMNKYDEIVPEENIKADGESDEDYMKRQLQLMKSSQENAMIAAYTKAGKKVDYTFNGVYASYVMKGMPAYGKIEVGDRIKSVDGKTYDSADKMVSYISRQKAGTSVRFVLERNGKDITQQVKLKPFKEEPKRVGIGVSLFTDRNVKVSPSIKVDIENIGGPSAGLMMSLEIYNQLTKADETHGYAIAGTGTIDADGMVGPIGGIDQKVVAADKAGKDIFFAPNDKGDPNSDYKNAVKTAKDIKSNMKIVPVDTMQDALNYLNKLKEKAS, encoded by the coding sequence ATGAAAAAATTGAATATTCGCTGGCTCAGCTTTTTTGTCGTTATGCTTGTCTTGATTGGCTTAACTTTTGTCAAACTACCATATTACGTGACAAAGCCGGGTGATGCAACAGAGATTGCTCCTCACATTCAAGTGGACGGTGGATACGGTGAGAAGGGCAGCTTCTCTCTTATGACGATTAAAGTAGGTCCAGCCAATCCGTATACGTATTTGCTTGCGAAAATGAACAAATATGACGAGATCGTCCCAGAAGAAAATATTAAAGCGGACGGAGAGTCGGATGAAGATTATATGAAAAGGCAGCTTCAGCTGATGAAAAGCTCTCAAGAAAATGCCATGATTGCAGCGTATACAAAAGCAGGCAAAAAAGTAGATTATACGTTTAATGGGGTATATGCGAGCTACGTCATGAAAGGCATGCCTGCTTACGGCAAAATTGAAGTGGGCGACCGGATTAAAAGCGTTGATGGTAAGACGTATGATTCTGCTGATAAAATGGTGTCATATATCAGCCGTCAAAAAGCAGGTACATCTGTCCGTTTTGTCCTTGAACGAAACGGCAAGGATATCACGCAGCAAGTGAAGTTAAAACCTTTTAAAGAAGAGCCGAAACGAGTTGGAATTGGCGTATCTTTATTTACAGACCGAAATGTGAAAGTCTCGCCTTCTATTAAGGTGGATATTGAAAATATCGGCGGCCCGTCAGCGGGTTTAATGATGTCACTTGAAATTTATAACCAGCTGACAAAAGCAGACGAAACACATGGCTATGCGATTGCAGGGACTGGAACGATTGACGCTGATGGTATGGTCGGACCAATTGGCGGAATTGATCAAAAGGTCGTTGCAGCAGATAAAGCAGGAAAAGATATCTTCTTTGCGCCAAACGATAAAGGTGATCCCAATTCAGACTACAAAAATGCAGTGAAAACAGCGAAAGATATTAAAAGTAATATGAAAATCGTTCCTGTGGACACAATGCAGGACGCATTGAACTATTTAAACAAGTTAAAAGAGAAAGCATCTTAA
- a CDS encoding YlbE-like family protein encodes MRKEVQEFVMAEEERIKFIRQRPLWYRQLTRHPENLSSFELDKMNFYEKTIPHRVSQLSNSVQMAEMMIQMFQAMRNQNGAG; translated from the coding sequence GTGCGAAAAGAAGTACAGGAATTTGTCATGGCCGAAGAGGAACGAATCAAATTTATAAGGCAGCGTCCTCTCTGGTACAGACAGCTGACGCGGCATCCTGAAAATCTATCGTCCTTTGAATTAGATAAAATGAACTTTTACGAAAAAACCATTCCTCATCGTGTGAGTCAGTTAAGCAATAGCGTCCAAATGGCTGAAATGATGATTCAAATGTTCCAAGCAATGCGCAATCAAAATGGAGCCGGTTGA
- a CDS encoding CBS domain-containing protein, whose translation MTKKVVTCQQDDNTYEAAVKMRDADIGAIPVVDGDQLVGIVTDRDLVLRGIAEKKPNSQQVGSLMTKEVLTAEEDATLEEIVRLMSEHQLRRIPVVKNGALTGIVALGDLSVEDLSNDRAGDALTEISQQDQDHGQGFLH comes from the coding sequence ATGACAAAAAAAGTAGTGACATGTCAGCAGGACGACAATACGTATGAAGCAGCAGTCAAAATGAGAGATGCTGACATCGGTGCGATTCCAGTGGTTGATGGAGACCAGCTCGTTGGAATAGTGACAGACCGTGACCTTGTGCTTAGAGGCATTGCAGAAAAAAAGCCAAACTCACAGCAAGTGGGCTCGCTGATGACGAAGGAAGTACTAACAGCTGAAGAAGATGCAACGCTTGAAGAAATTGTCCGGCTTATGTCAGAGCATCAGCTCCGCCGCATTCCCGTTGTAAAAAACGGCGCATTAACAGGGATTGTCGCTCTAGGAGATTTATCAGTCGAAGATTTATCAAATGATCGCGCGGGAGATGCACTGACAGAAATCTCTCAGCAGGATCAAGATCATGGGCAAGGATTTCTTCATTAA
- a CDS encoding DUF177 domain-containing protein: MKWTVYQLHQKAKNSFDFHETVDLNELTSLHSDIRRISPVEVKGTGVIESKQVAFDLTITGEMTLPCSRTLVDVNYPFAISTKELFVLHKTDDIEDEDVSVVEDDIIDLTPIVKEEILLEVPMQIFCDQTDVKGAAPQEGNDWAVISEDAHQNRIDPRLEGLKKLLEENNES; the protein is encoded by the coding sequence TTGAAATGGACAGTTTATCAGTTACATCAAAAAGCTAAAAACAGCTTCGATTTTCATGAGACGGTTGACTTAAATGAACTTACTAGCCTTCATTCAGATATACGTCGCATTTCACCAGTAGAGGTGAAAGGGACTGGAGTGATCGAATCAAAGCAAGTCGCATTTGATTTAACCATCACAGGTGAAATGACATTGCCTTGTTCAAGAACGCTTGTTGATGTAAATTATCCATTTGCGATTTCAACGAAAGAACTATTTGTACTTCATAAGACAGACGATATAGAAGATGAAGACGTATCTGTTGTAGAAGACGATATCATCGACTTAACGCCTATAGTCAAGGAAGAGATTCTTCTTGAGGTGCCGATGCAAATCTTTTGCGACCAAACAGACGTAAAAGGTGCTGCACCGCAGGAAGGGAATGACTGGGCGGTCATTTCGGAAGATGCACATCAAAACCGAATTGATCCGCGTCTGGAAGGCTTGAAGAAGCTCTTAGAAGAAAATAATGAATCTTAA
- the rsmD gene encoding 16S rRNA (guanine(966)-N(2))-methyltransferase RsmD, with amino-acid sequence MRVISGTRKGRTLKAVPGQSTRPTTDKVKESIFNMIGPYFNGGWALDLFAGSGGLGIEALSRGFDHCIFVDRDMKAIQTIKGNLNQLSLMDQSEVFRNEAKRALAAVAKREESFQAIFLDPPYKDQQLKALLEMINENALLTDDGVIVCEHNKDVKLPEVAGQLHITRQELYGLTGITIYRKRGN; translated from the coding sequence ATGAGAGTCATCTCTGGAACGAGAAAAGGCCGCACACTTAAAGCGGTACCAGGTCAATCAACAAGACCGACGACAGATAAAGTAAAAGAATCGATATTTAATATGATCGGCCCGTATTTTAATGGGGGATGGGCCCTTGATTTATTTGCAGGAAGCGGTGGTTTAGGAATTGAAGCGCTTTCCCGAGGATTCGATCATTGTATATTCGTTGATCGAGATATGAAGGCGATTCAGACGATTAAAGGAAACCTCAATCAATTGTCGCTAATGGATCAAAGTGAAGTGTTTCGAAATGAAGCAAAGCGTGCGCTCGCAGCTGTTGCGAAACGAGAGGAATCCTTTCAAGCCATTTTCCTTGATCCGCCCTATAAAGATCAACAGCTAAAAGCACTTCTTGAAATGATTAACGAGAACGCCTTGTTAACAGATGACGGTGTGATCGTGTGTGAGCATAATAAAGATGTGAAGCTGCCAGAGGTAGCAGGACAGCTTCACATCACAAGGCAGGAACTGTACGGATTGACTGGTATTACGATCTATAGAAAGCGGGGAAATTAG
- a CDS encoding YugN-like family protein, with translation MKFEGTGIEEVSADLNKLDFIMESEGFVRADQWDYERVTYDRKYSMVEGTFYLRISGYATEGDVGSKKAHIQLLTPLLGKHYYPHGVEYGEGEEFPESLIQSSKKTLERLKEKLEAMTAEA, from the coding sequence GTGAAGTTTGAAGGTACGGGGATTGAAGAGGTTTCAGCTGACTTAAATAAATTAGATTTCATTATGGAAAGTGAAGGATTTGTACGAGCCGATCAATGGGATTATGAGCGTGTGACATACGACAGAAAGTACAGCATGGTAGAGGGAACCTTTTATTTACGCATTTCCGGCTACGCTACTGAAGGAGATGTCGGTTCCAAAAAGGCACACATTCAGCTTCTAACACCATTACTTGGAAAACACTATTATCCACATGGTGTTGAATACGGCGAAGGCGAAGAGTTCCCTGAGTCTCTCATCCAATCAAGCAAAAAAACGCTCGAACGGCTAAAGGAAAAACTAGAAGCCATGACGGCTGAAGCATAA
- a CDS encoding nucleotidyltransferase translates to MKAIGVVVEYNPFHYGHAYHVRQAKTHTSSDVAIAVMSGSFLQRGEPAIVSKWARTKMALQNGVDIVCELPYIYAVQKAETFANGAVSILDALKCRSLFFGSEDGDIKAFERTAHAWHEKKEEIDVFTKAKVKEGLSYPAAAAAAFQEVIDPKHLLDLSKPNNILGFHYVKAILERSPHIEPFTSQRIASGYHDQELPEHQKIASATSIRKALKENGSIETVASYLPEASLKQLHDYYSSYDLLHTQEDYFSFLKHVFHTMDTAELEGIYEIEEGIEHRMQKAIIHASSYEEYLSLVKTKRYTWTRLQRMNTHLLMRVKKTDMHELLKEKHTPYIRLLGMSKKGQQYLSLVKKELDVPLVSKLSSFSHPALDLDIRASRVFSLPISEPMQTKLTEAEFKTSPIRFDEETGLFQSR, encoded by the coding sequence TTGAAAGCAATTGGAGTCGTTGTCGAGTACAATCCATTTCATTATGGACATGCCTATCATGTTCGCCAGGCGAAAACACATACCTCCTCAGATGTAGCCATTGCCGTGATGAGCGGTTCCTTCCTCCAGCGCGGGGAGCCTGCCATCGTCTCCAAATGGGCACGTACCAAAATGGCATTACAAAACGGTGTAGACATCGTATGTGAGCTTCCATACATATATGCAGTGCAAAAGGCAGAAACCTTTGCAAACGGCGCAGTGTCCATTCTAGACGCTTTAAAATGCCGCTCCCTTTTTTTCGGAAGTGAGGACGGAGACATCAAAGCATTTGAGCGAACAGCTCACGCTTGGCATGAGAAAAAAGAAGAAATTGACGTTTTCACAAAAGCAAAGGTAAAAGAAGGACTTAGTTATCCAGCAGCCGCTGCCGCTGCGTTTCAAGAGGTCATTGATCCTAAACACTTACTGGATCTATCTAAGCCCAATAACATTTTAGGCTTCCATTATGTCAAAGCCATCTTAGAGAGATCTCCTCACATAGAGCCCTTTACCTCTCAAAGAATTGCTTCAGGTTATCATGATCAAGAGCTTCCTGAACATCAGAAAATCGCAAGCGCTACAAGCATCCGAAAAGCCTTAAAAGAGAACGGTTCAATTGAAACTGTCGCCTCTTATCTCCCGGAAGCCTCGCTTAAGCAATTACATGACTATTATTCTTCTTATGACCTTTTACATACACAAGAAGACTATTTCAGCTTCTTAAAACATGTGTTTCACACAATGGATACAGCAGAACTAGAAGGCATCTATGAAATTGAAGAAGGCATCGAACACCGCATGCAAAAGGCGATCATACACGCGTCCTCCTACGAGGAATATCTATCGCTTGTGAAAACAAAACGGTATACGTGGACAAGGCTGCAGCGGATGAATACGCACCTTTTAATGAGAGTGAAGAAAACCGACATGCATGAGCTGCTAAAGGAGAAACACACGCCATACATTCGTTTACTTGGTATGTCAAAGAAAGGTCAGCAATACTTATCTCTTGTAAAAAAAGAATTGGACGTACCGCTCGTCAGCAAGCTGTCTTCCTTTTCACATCCTGCCCTTGATCTTGACATTCGCGCTTCCCGCGTCTTCAGTCTTCCCATCAGCGAACCAATGCAAACAAAGTTAACAGAAGCAGAATTTAAAACCTCACCGATCCGCTTTGATGAAGAGACTGGTCTCTTCCAATCTCGATAA
- the rpmF gene encoding 50S ribosomal protein L32, whose amino-acid sequence MAVPFRRTSKMKKRLRRTHFKLQVPGMVACPECGEMKISHRVCKSCGTYKGKDVKSN is encoded by the coding sequence ATGGCTGTACCTTTTAGAAGAACTTCTAAAATGAAAAAAAGATTGCGTCGTACGCATTTCAAACTACAAGTACCTGGTATGGTAGCTTGCCCAGAATGCGGTGAAATGAAAATTTCTCATCGTGTCTGCAAATCTTGCGGAACATACAAAGGCAAAGACGTAAAAAGCAACTAA
- a CDS encoding YlbF family regulator translates to MYATIESVELQEEANQLAAMILQSEEAEHYRNCFKRLQQDEEAQQIIAHFTKVKEQYEDVQRFGKYHPDYRTISKEMREVKRKLDLHDTVVDFKKAETAIQSILDEISIEIGQAVSAYIKVPTGNPYFDGLSSCGGGCGSGGSCGCKVS, encoded by the coding sequence ATGTATGCGACAATCGAATCTGTGGAGCTCCAAGAGGAAGCAAATCAATTGGCTGCCATGATTCTTCAGTCGGAGGAGGCTGAACATTACCGCAACTGCTTTAAGCGTCTCCAGCAAGACGAAGAAGCCCAACAAATTATTGCCCATTTTACAAAAGTAAAAGAGCAATATGAGGATGTGCAGCGGTTCGGCAAATACCATCCGGACTATAGAACGATCTCAAAGGAAATGCGTGAGGTCAAAAGAAAGCTAGATCTTCACGATACAGTGGTTGATTTCAAAAAAGCAGAAACAGCGATTCAATCCATCTTAGATGAGATTAGTATTGAAATCGGTCAAGCTGTATCAGCATATATTAAAGTTCCAACAGGGAACCCATATTTTGATGGTCTATCATCATGCGGCGGTGGCTGTGGATCAGGTGGCAGCTGCGGCTGTAAAGTATCTTGA
- a CDS encoding patatin-like phospholipase family protein, which translates to MKRPIIGLALGSGGARGMAHIGVLSSLEKQGIQVDMIAGSSIGALVGSFYAAGQDVEKLKKLALVFRRKYYADYTLPKIGLLKGNRILQLIHTFTYGKKFEELRMPLAVVACDLETGEKVVFKEGSVSQAVRASISIPGVFVPHEMGGRQLVDGAVVDRIPVSVLKEMGADLIIASDVSRVRKTEKATRLSDVIMQSLDILQNELVRHQTIHADLMIRPRLETFSSSSFTQVQEMIAAGELAAHQLTGKLKDVIDKWEC; encoded by the coding sequence ATGAAGCGACCCATCATCGGGCTTGCACTAGGCTCCGGGGGTGCGAGGGGAATGGCGCATATCGGGGTTTTGTCTAGTCTTGAGAAACAAGGAATACAGGTAGATATGATCGCTGGAAGCAGTATTGGCGCACTTGTTGGGAGCTTTTATGCGGCAGGACAAGACGTAGAAAAATTGAAAAAACTTGCACTTGTCTTCAGAAGAAAGTATTATGCTGACTATACACTGCCAAAAATCGGTCTGTTAAAAGGAAATCGAATTTTGCAACTGATTCACACGTTTACATATGGGAAAAAATTCGAAGAATTAAGAATGCCCCTTGCGGTGGTTGCCTGTGATCTCGAAACAGGGGAGAAGGTTGTGTTTAAAGAAGGGTCTGTCTCACAAGCAGTCAGAGCAAGCATCAGCATTCCAGGTGTGTTTGTTCCTCACGAAATGGGCGGCAGACAGCTAGTGGATGGAGCGGTTGTTGACCGCATACCTGTGTCTGTTTTAAAAGAAATGGGCGCAGACCTTATTATCGCCTCTGATGTATCAAGGGTGAGAAAAACAGAAAAGGCGACGAGATTATCGGATGTGATTATGCAAAGTTTAGACATCCTTCAAAATGAATTGGTCCGTCATCAAACCATTCATGCAGATCTCATGATCCGGCCGAGGCTTGAAACATTTAGCTCTAGTTCGTTCACACAGGTTCAGGAGATGATTGCAGCTGGTGAGCTCGCCGCACATCAATTAACAGGTAAACTGAAAGATGTCATTGATAAATGGGAGTGTTAA